DNA sequence from the Candidatus Zixiibacteriota bacterium genome:
AAGTTCCAGCAGGAAATCCTTGTGCGCGGACAGCACTGATGAGTATGCCCCAAGATAGCGCTTTATCTGATCGTCAACTCTTAAACACCAGGTAAACACAGGCTTTTTGCCAACAGCATCAATAAGCTCTTTCAGTTGTTCTTTTGTTCTGGGAATGCCGTGTAGCATCCCCGTCCAACTGAGTTCATCATCCCGCACACCGGGTATGAATTTGGAGCGGTCTGGATCGGTATCGCAACCGATGACAATATAGACAATCTTTTTCTGGGGCATTATGCGGTAGGGGAAGAGAAGTTATCGAAAGTTGACATACTGCATATGGATGCCGAAATCATGTTCCTTCAGCTTCGCGATTATGGTCTGAAGGTCGTCTTTCTTCTGTCCTGAAACTCTGACCTGCGCGTCCTGTATTGCGGCCTGGACTCGAATTTTTGTCTCTTTAATATATTTCACAATCTCTTTAGCCTTTTCTTTTTCAATCCCCGACTGGATATCAATCCGCTGACGGGCCATCCCCTGGGTTGCTTCCTCGACCGTCTTATAGGTCATGGCTTTGAGGGATACACTCCGCTTGATAAGTTTGTCCTGCAGAATATCGACCACACTTCGCAGTTTGAATTCGTCGTCGGCCAGCGCAATCATATGATTTTCCTCCTGATTGAGGGTAATCGAGCTTTTGCTACCCTTGAAATCGTAGCGGGTCTGTATCTCTTTTGTGACCTGATTGACGGCATTAAGAACTTCCGACATGTCCACTTTTGAGACAATATCAAATGAAAACGACTGAGCCATTACGACTTCCTTCCCGCTATTAGAATCATTGAGCCTACCCTAAGCTTTTTGCCAATGGTGACATACGTGAGAATAAAGTATATAGGCGGCTATTTTATCAAGGTAAAACAGGCGAGAGTAATATGTGCATGATTCAGACAATTGCCCGTCTTTGACGATAAATCGATGAGACTTGCGTATAACAGGGAAATGGACGATATTACCAGTATGTACAAAACGCATTCCAGCAACGATACTGCTCGATTCTCACTC
Encoded proteins:
- a CDS encoding YajQ family cyclic di-GMP-binding protein, which encodes MAQSFSFDIVSKVDMSEVLNAVNQVTKEIQTRYDFKGSKSSITLNQEENHMIALADDEFKLRSVVDILQDKLIKRSVSLKAMTYKTVEEATQGMARQRIDIQSGIEKEKAKEIVKYIKETKIRVQAAIQDAQVRVSGQKKDDLQTIIAKLKEHDFGIHMQYVNFR